The following nucleotide sequence is from Bacteroidales bacterium.
TTATATATTGCGATATCCATTCTCTGAAATCTTTGCTATAAAAGGAACAACAAGTCTTCAATATGATAAATCCATTGTTCTCGCCCTCGACCAGGCAACGGCCCAAATGAAAGATAAAAATGATGTCTGGGGCATCGTGAAAGGAGAATTGGTTTTTGATAACACAAGGAGCCTTGGCACCAATCTCTATCAAGGGATGCGGTATAAGGTATTTGGAGAATATTACCGGTTAATAGCTGATGGTGGAACCAATATGACAGTGGTGGGTTTCGATTTCAGGCATTATACCCGAATTCACCGTTCATTTATCTGGGCCAACCGGTTCGCCGGGAGTACATCTTTCGGAAAAAGTAAACTGCTTTACTACCTTGGCGGAGTTGATAACTGGTTGATTCCTGGCTTTGATGACAGGAATCAAATAGACTATTCCCAGAACTATGCTTTTCAAACCCTTGCTACCAATATGAGGGGATTTAAGCAGAATGTCCGTTCCGGAAACACTTTTGCAGTGCTCAATTCGGAATTAAGGTTGCCGGTTTTCAAGTATTTTTTCAACCGTCCATTAAAATCTGATTTCCTCAATAATTTTCAGGTCGTTGGATTCGGGGATCTGGGCGCAGCCTGGAAAGGCTTGAATCCATTGTCGGAAGAAAACACTTTCTATACCCAGTATATCTATCGTCCCCCATTGTATGTTACAGTCCAGGTTCAGAAAAGCCCAATGGTAGCCGGGTATGGGTTTGGATTGAGGAGTAGCCTCCTGGGGTACTTCCTTCGTGCCGACTGGTCATGGGGTATTGAAGATAATGTAATCCAGCCCCGACAGTTCTACTTATCATTGAGTCTTGATTTCTAGTCAGAGACTCCAATACTCACTTTAAAAATTGTACGTATGAGTTTACAGGCAATAGTAATTCTATTACTGATTGGCCTAGCTGCCGGCATTTTCGGCGGGATGGTCGGTTTGGGAGGCGGAGTAATCATGATCCCGGCACTCATTTATTTTATGGGAATGTCACAGATGGAAGCACAAGGCACAAGTCTGGCTGTAATGATCCCTCCGGTTGGTATATTTGCAGTCATGAATTATTACAAAGCAGGAAATCTGAACTTTAAATATGCCCTGTTAATTGCTATAGCATTTACCATTGGAGGATATTTCGGGTCAAAGCTTGCATTAAACCTCCCTGTTTCAACAGTGAAAAAAATCTTTGGATTTGCAATGATCATTATTGCATTGAGAATGATTATTAAAAGCTGATGAATCAGACCATAGTATATATTTGAAAGCGTAATTAAAGCAGGTTTATTATGGAACCCATTGACAGGAGAATCACCCGATTCTTTCAGAAACATCATATCTTCACCCTGGCAACTGCTTCAGGTAACATTCCTTATGTTTGCACCTGTTTTTATGTATATCTTGAGCCTTTAAACCGCATTATTTTTACTTCTGATTATGACACCCGTCATATAAGGGAATTAGATGGACAACCCCTGGTTTCAGGTGCTATTGCTTTAGAAACACTCATTATTGGACGTATCCAGGGAATACAGTTTACAGGAAGAGCATCTGAACTCAAAAATGAAGATTACGAGCTTGCATTAAAGGCTTATCTGACCAAATTTCCCGTGGCAGCTTTTAAAGAATTAGCACTTTGGGGGATAGATTTGGATTTTATTAAGATGACGCATAATCAACTGGGCTTCGGAACGAAACTCATATGGAATAAAGAAAATGAAGATGCCAATTCAATGATACCATGATGAAGCACCCATAAAGGGATACATTTTATGCTGTATTTTTCTTGCTCTGTCGAAATATTATTATTGTATTTATAGTCATATTTTATTGACTTTTCTGAAAGCAGCCAATAGCAAGGCATTCACTAGTTATTAAGATTTCTATTTTCTGTATCTCAGTAGTTTAACACTTCCTAAAGAGTATATTGTTAATAAAACATTTTGTTTGTTGGGAGTTCCTTGTTGTAAATTGGTCCTGCAGTTCACCAGTTGAGTTACCAACGTGTAACAACTGATTATCAGGTTATTGGCTACTAATGAAAAAGAATATTACGGGAATGGATAAACATTTGGATGCAAATTTGTTTTCAATCATAGATTCTTCACTCGAAGATGACGTGAAGAATGGTTTCTACAACAAAGTTCTCGAGAATAGACACAGGCCGGAAATATTGGCTGAACCTGAGGCCGAACCAGCTGTTTATACTTTGGCACAGAATGAATTAAACAAACCGATGCAACCAAAAGAAAATATTTTAACACTAAATGAATTGAAGGCCTACTCTCTCATGAAGAGGTTCAGGCGGCTGCCACAGAATATTTCAAGGGCGACACCCTGGCAGCCAATGTATGGATGAATAAATATGCGTTGAAGGACAGTGATGGAAACATCTATGAACTTACACCCGATGATATGCATCGGAGGTTAGCCTCAGAAGTTGCCCGAATTGAAAAGAAATATGCAAATCCTTTGAGTGAAGATGAAATCTTTGAACTTTTCAGGGATTTTCGTTACATCATTCCACAGGGAAGCCCAATGGCAGGAATTGGCAATAATTTCCAGGTTTCATCGCTTTCAAACTGCTTTGTAATAGGTGGTGATTCAAACCAGGATTCCTATGGTGCAATCATGAAAGTGGATGAAGAGCAGGTTCAGCTCATGAAACGTCGTGGCGGCGTTGGTCATGACCTCTCTCATATCCGTCCTTCAGGAAGCCCGGTAAAAAATAGTGCATTATCGTCAACCGGAATTGTACCTTTTATGGAACGCTACAGCAATTCCACCCGTGAAGTTGCTCAAGACGGCCGCAGAGGTGCTTTGATGCTTACCATCTCCATAAAACATCCTGATTCTGAAAACTTTATCGATGCCAAACTGGTTCAGGGTAAAGTAACAGGGGCTAATGTATCAGTGAAAATTGACGATGAATTCATGAAAGCTGTTAAAGAAAATCGCAGCTATCGTCAACAATATCCAATTGACTCAAATAACCCGATTAAAACCCAGGACATAGAAGCAAGAAAACTATGGGATAAAATTATCCACAATGCCTGGCAATCAGCAGAACCCGGAGTTCTTTTCTGGGATACAATTATTCGTGAAGCAGTGCCAGATTGCTATGCTGACCTGGGATTTAAAACACAGTCTACCAACCCCTGTGGTGAAATTCCGCTATGCCCTTACGACAGTTGCCGCTTGCTTGCATTGAACCTCTATAGCTACGTTGAAAATCCATTCACCCCTAAAGCCTCCTTCAACGCAGAACTTTTCTCCAAACATTCCCGTTATGCCCTCCGTATTATGGATGACATCATCGATCTTGAGATGGAGAAAATTGATGGCATTCTTGCTAAAGTAAATGCTGACCCCGAGGACACTGAAATAAAACGTACAGAAAGCCTGCTTTGGGAAAAAATCCGTGAAAAAACCCTCCAGGGCCGTCGCACTGGAATTGGGATCACAGCCGAAGGTGATATGCTTGCCGCACTAGGGTTACGCTATGGCACACCTGATGCAACAAATTTTAGTGTGAATGTTCACAAAGCACTCGCTATCGACGCTTATGCATCCTCCGTTGACCTGGCTGCTGAACGTGGAGCTTTCCCTATTTTCGATATAGAAAGAGAAAAGAACAATCCTTTCATCAATAGAATTAAAGAAGCAGCTCCCGAGGTTTACGAAAAAATGTCACGCTTCGGACGCAGAAATATCAGTATGCTCACTATTGCACCAACAGGAAGTGTAAGCATCTGTACCCAAACATCCTCCGGCATTGAACCGGTGTTCATGGTAAGTTAC
It contains:
- a CDS encoding pyridoxamine 5'-phosphate oxidase family protein; translation: MEPIDRRITRFFQKHHIFTLATASGNIPYVCTCFYVYLEPLNRIIFTSDYDTRHIRELDGQPLVSGAIALETLIIGRIQGIQFTGRASELKNEDYELALKAYLTKFPVAAFKELALWGIDLDFIKMTHNQLGFGTKLIWNKENEDANSMIP
- a CDS encoding adenosylcobalamin-dependent ribonucleoside-diphosphate reductase — encoded protein: MNKYALKDSDGNIYELTPDDMHRRLASEVARIEKKYANPLSEDEIFELFRDFRYIIPQGSPMAGIGNNFQVSSLSNCFVIGGDSNQDSYGAIMKVDEEQVQLMKRRGGVGHDLSHIRPSGSPVKNSALSSTGIVPFMERYSNSTREVAQDGRRGALMLTISIKHPDSENFIDAKLVQGKVTGANVSVKIDDEFMKAVKENRSYRQQYPIDSNNPIKTQDIEARKLWDKIIHNAWQSAEPGVLFWDTIIREAVPDCYADLGFKTQSTNPCGEIPLCPYDSCRLLALNLYSYVENPFTPKASFNAELFSKHSRYALRIMDDIIDLEMEKIDGILAKVNADPEDTEIKRTESLLWEKIREKTLQGRRTGIGITAEGDMLAALGLRYGTPDATNFSVNVHKALAIDAYASSVDLAAERGAFPIFDIEREKNNPFINRIKEAAPEVYEKMSRFGRRNISMLTIAPTGSVSICTQTSSGIEPVFMVSYKRRRKVNPNDRNVTVTFVDEIGDSWEEYNVFHPKFLDWMKENGFDVAAANSYSDEELNTIIQQSPYFKATSNDIDWVAKVNMQGAIQKWVDHSISVTVNLPSDVTEELVSDVYLTAWESGCKGMTIYRDGSRSGVLVSNDSKNSEEVTEFKETKAPPRPDTLEADVVRFTNESEKWIAVVGLLNNKPYEIFTGKSEDFFLPEWVEKGWVIRQKREGERTLYNFRYQDRQGYRITYEGLSRTFEKEYWNYAKLISGILRHGMPLPYVVSLIENLTFDKDYITTWKNGVVRTLSRYIKDPQEIGETCPKCESESSLYRKEGCIYCKNCDYSGCWVLGAGCWVLSAECWVLSAECREYPRVGLADRTRIRWLREDTIIFICAICVISFSVLYHILH
- a CDS encoding sulfite exporter TauE/SafE family protein → MSLQAIVILLLIGLAAGIFGGMVGLGGGVIMIPALIYFMGMSQMEAQGTSLAVMIPPVGIFAVMNYYKAGNLNFKYALLIAIAFTIGGYFGSKLALNLPVSTVKKIFGFAMIIIALRMIIKS